One genomic segment of Aquipluma nitroreducens includes these proteins:
- a CDS encoding L,D-transpeptidase family protein produces the protein MRFILIIFTLISLLFETSPGTFREKQLNYTRVREAYSSKEKAVIKTLSERSLSRDSLRIYLRAFKTEKKVEVWGKNICDSTYTLIKEIPICEISGEIGPKRRSHDLQVPEGFYHINELNPYSKYYLSMRINYPNASDSIRGVRGHLGNLIYIHGNCESSGCIAITDEKIKELFVYCIEAYNAGQEEIDIAIYPTKLEDKTYNRLITGYSKNKDKISLWADLKKSYDLFNLKKVPPTVKYLPDGTHEVN, from the coding sequence ATGAGATTTATATTAATCATTTTCACCCTGATTTCCTTGCTGTTTGAAACGTCACCAGGCACTTTCCGCGAAAAACAGTTGAATTACACCCGGGTCAGGGAGGCATACTCTTCAAAAGAAAAAGCCGTTATTAAAACCCTGTCGGAACGCTCGTTGTCGCGCGATAGCCTACGAATTTACCTGCGCGCCTTCAAAACCGAAAAGAAGGTTGAAGTGTGGGGAAAGAACATTTGCGACTCGACTTATACGCTCATCAAAGAAATCCCGATTTGTGAAATTTCAGGAGAAATTGGCCCTAAACGCCGTTCGCACGACTTGCAGGTTCCTGAAGGATTTTACCACATCAACGAATTGAATCCGTACAGTAAATATTACCTTTCGATGCGAATCAATTATCCGAATGCATCCGACAGCATTCGTGGTGTTCGTGGGCACTTGGGCAATCTCATTTACATTCATGGCAATTGCGAATCGTCGGGCTGTATTGCCATTACCGACGAGAAAATAAAAGAACTTTTCGTCTATTGCATCGAAGCCTATAATGCCGGTCAGGAAGAAATTGACATTGCCATTTACCCCACCAAGCTGGAAGATAAAACTTACAACCGGTTAATTACAGGATACAGCAAAAACAAGGATAAAATAAGCCTTTGGGCCGATTTAAAAAAAAGCTACGACCTGTTTAACCTAAAAAAAGTTCCACCAACGGTGAAATACTTGCCCGATGGAACACACGAAGTGAATTAA
- a CDS encoding acyl-CoA thioesterase, with amino-acid sequence MDYVFELAFKVRDYECDIQGIVNNAVYQNYLEHTRHEFLEFVGLNFARMHDDGIDAVVIRVEIDYKAPLKSGDQFVCKVNVAREGNLKFVFLQDIYRLSDQKLMVKGKVTAVCVNNQTGRPVAPKELVEVFDRYIDKF; translated from the coding sequence ATGGATTACGTTTTTGAATTGGCATTTAAAGTTCGCGATTACGAATGCGATATACAGGGGATTGTAAACAACGCCGTTTACCAGAATTACCTTGAACATACCCGCCATGAATTTTTGGAATTTGTTGGCCTGAATTTCGCCCGGATGCATGACGATGGCATTGATGCGGTAGTGATTCGTGTTGAGATTGACTACAAAGCGCCACTGAAAAGTGGCGACCAATTTGTTTGTAAAGTAAATGTGGCTCGCGAAGGCAACCTAAAGTTTGTTTTCCTGCAGGATATCTATCGTTTGTCCGATCAGAAACTGATGGTAAAAGGAAAAGTAACTGCCGTTTGCGTAAATAATCAGACTGGCCGTCCGGTTGCGCCCAAAGAACTGGTTGAGGTATTTGATCGATACATTGACAAATTTTAA
- a CDS encoding class I SAM-dependent methyltransferase produces the protein MSNTENTSIHEFDFSLICEYFSSTERQGPGSPEATIKALSFIDHLTDESRIADLGCGTGGQTMVLGQHAPGQITGIDVFPDFIRLFNQNAAKLNLQDRVKGIVGSMDNLSFQEEGLDLIWSEGAIYNIGFVRGLTEWRKFLKTGGFVAVTEASWFTDERPEEIEKFWMDAYPEIDTIPNKVAQMQKAGYIPVATFILPEYCWTENYHVPQVAVQDHFLKKYAGNKMAEEFIGFQRYEAELYTKYKAYYGYVFYIGKKI, from the coding sequence ATGAGTAATACAGAGAATACATCTATACACGAATTCGACTTTAGTTTAATCTGCGAATATTTTTCAAGTACCGAACGGCAAGGGCCCGGAAGTCCTGAAGCAACCATTAAGGCGCTAAGCTTTATCGATCATCTGACCGACGAATCGCGCATTGCTGACCTGGGATGCGGAACGGGTGGACAAACCATGGTTTTAGGCCAGCATGCTCCCGGGCAAATAACCGGAATCGACGTGTTTCCCGATTTTATCAGGCTGTTCAACCAAAACGCTGCGAAACTGAATCTTCAGGATCGGGTGAAGGGGATTGTCGGTTCAATGGATAACCTTTCTTTTCAGGAGGAAGGATTAGACCTGATTTGGTCGGAGGGCGCGATATACAACATTGGTTTTGTGCGTGGCCTGACTGAATGGCGGAAGTTCCTGAAAACTGGAGGCTTTGTTGCGGTTACTGAAGCATCGTGGTTTACCGACGAACGCCCTGAAGAAATTGAAAAATTTTGGATGGATGCGTATCCTGAAATTGACACGATCCCCAATAAGGTTGCACAGATGCAAAAAGCCGGATATATTCCCGTTGCCACTTTTATCTTGCCCGAATATTGCTGGACCGAAAACTACCATGTTCCGCAAGTCGCTGTTCAGGACCATTTTCTGAAGAAGTATGCAGGTAACAAAATGGCTGAGGAATTCATCGGGTTCCAGCGCTATGAAGCCGAATTGTACACCAAATACAAGGCTTATTACGGCTATGTATTCTATATTGGTAAGAAGATTTAG
- a CDS encoding MFS transporter, with protein sequence MYEKIWNRDFILLTLSNFFMCITYYALISALPVYLVNELHAGKSQVGLVLAAYTIASVLIRPFSGFALDKFGRRTILLLALIFYTSLFAGYLIAFSIVALIFLRFAQGLTWGVTTISGSTIAVDIIPTAKRGEGIGYFSLSTTMGMSVGPIVGAFIIHHGGYSELFLSALFISLMSLIFAYSIRLPRKLTTRKEIDFSVGNLFHRKSILPSINLLVIMTTYGGLLSFIALFGREIGIENTSLFFLIFAAGIGISRLTAGKTFDRKGPLGILTFCLLLMIFGFPLLALVRNAAGFYLSGLIIGFGIGVIFPTFQTIVNNLADDRNRGAANSTLYTALDLGMGLGMIVSGLIAQYISIQAVFLLSSLVCIAGLAFFRMKVIGPYNRNYKNS encoded by the coding sequence ATGTACGAGAAAATATGGAACCGCGATTTTATACTCCTGACATTGTCGAATTTCTTTATGTGCATCACGTATTATGCGCTCATTTCGGCACTCCCTGTTTATCTGGTCAACGAGTTGCACGCCGGAAAATCGCAGGTTGGCCTTGTTCTGGCTGCTTACACTATTGCATCAGTCCTGATCAGGCCATTTTCGGGTTTCGCGCTCGATAAATTTGGCCGAAGAACCATTTTACTACTCGCCCTGATCTTTTACACCAGCTTGTTTGCAGGATACCTCATCGCTTTCAGCATCGTTGCCCTTATTTTTCTGCGATTTGCCCAGGGACTGACCTGGGGCGTTACTACCATTTCGGGATCGACCATTGCCGTTGACATTATTCCAACGGCCAAACGTGGCGAAGGAATTGGTTATTTCTCACTGTCGACCACCATGGGCATGTCGGTTGGGCCCATAGTTGGCGCATTCATCATTCACCACGGCGGATATTCCGAGTTGTTCCTGTCGGCACTGTTCATTAGCCTGATGAGTCTCATCTTTGCTTATTCCATCAGGTTACCCCGAAAACTGACAACCCGAAAAGAAATCGATTTCAGCGTGGGAAATCTCTTTCACCGAAAATCGATACTTCCATCGATCAACCTGCTTGTAATCATGACCACCTATGGCGGACTGCTTTCGTTTATCGCCCTGTTTGGCCGCGAAATCGGCATCGAAAACACCTCGCTGTTCTTCCTGATTTTCGCTGCCGGAATTGGCATTTCACGCCTTACCGCCGGAAAGACATTCGACCGGAAAGGACCGCTTGGCATTTTAACGTTCTGCCTGCTCCTGATGATTTTCGGTTTTCCGCTGCTGGCCTTGGTGCGAAATGCGGCAGGATTTTACCTCTCAGGGCTGATTATCGGTTTTGGAATTGGCGTAATTTTCCCAACGTTCCAAACCATTGTGAATAACCTGGCCGACGACCGAAACCGTGGCGCTGCCAACTCAACGCTTTACACTGCGCTGGATTTGGGTATGGGGCTCGGAATGATCGTCTCCGGATTAATTGCCCAATACATTTCAATTCAGGCCGTATTCTTGCTGAGTTCGCTGGTGTGCATTGCAGGACTGGCCTTTTTCAGGATGAAAGTAATCGGCCCGTACAACCGAAACTACAAGAATAGCTAA
- the ilvA gene encoding threonine ammonia-lyase: protein MSQQKSYYPTLRSITLAQLNLNTIVETTPLQRNTNLSNRYSANVFLKREDLQVVRSYKIRGAYNKISGLTDEERLRGVVCASAGNHAQGVAYSCQLLDIKGKIYMPTTTPKQKITQVKMFGKDKVEVILVGDTYDAASDAAHRNSEETGMVYIHPFDDPQIIEGQATSGVEILQDFSGSIDYLFLPIGGGGLAAGVGAYFKQISPGTKIIGVEPAGAPSMKMSIEKGEVTTLNTIDKFVDGAAVQRVGDLTFKVCQQVLDDIVAVPEGKVCTTILELYNQDAIVVEPAGALAITALDFYREQIKGKNVVCMVSGSNNDITRTEEIRERSMLYEGLKHYFIVRFPQRAGALRDFVDQVLGPNDDITMFDYSKKTNREQGPALIGIELLDKDDFQGLVQRMEANGFLAEYINERPDLFQLLI from the coding sequence ATGTCACAACAGAAATCATATTACCCAACACTGCGTAGCATTACGTTGGCACAACTGAACCTGAATACCATTGTAGAAACGACTCCGCTTCAACGAAATACGAACCTTTCCAACCGTTACTCGGCGAATGTATTCCTGAAACGGGAGGATTTGCAGGTTGTTCGTTCGTATAAAATCAGGGGAGCGTACAATAAAATTTCGGGATTGACCGATGAGGAGCGTCTTCGTGGAGTTGTTTGTGCCAGTGCCGGAAACCATGCGCAGGGCGTGGCTTATTCGTGCCAGTTGTTGGATATCAAGGGCAAGATTTACATGCCAACTACCACGCCGAAGCAGAAAATTACGCAGGTTAAAATGTTCGGAAAAGATAAAGTCGAAGTGATTTTGGTTGGAGATACCTACGATGCAGCTTCGGATGCCGCACACCGCAACAGCGAAGAAACTGGCATGGTTTATATTCATCCGTTCGACGATCCACAGATTATTGAAGGACAAGCGACTTCAGGAGTTGAAATCCTTCAGGATTTTTCAGGGAGCATCGATTATCTGTTTTTGCCCATTGGTGGCGGCGGTTTGGCTGCCGGGGTAGGAGCGTACTTCAAGCAAATCAGCCCGGGTACCAAAATCATTGGGGTCGAACCTGCCGGGGCGCCTTCGATGAAAATGAGCATCGAGAAGGGTGAAGTCACAACCTTGAATACTATCGATAAATTTGTTGATGGCGCCGCTGTTCAGCGTGTTGGCGATCTCACATTTAAGGTTTGCCAGCAGGTTCTCGATGATATTGTGGCCGTTCCTGAAGGAAAAGTTTGCACAACGATCCTCGAATTGTATAATCAGGATGCGATTGTAGTTGAACCTGCGGGGGCGCTGGCTATTACGGCGCTCGATTTTTACCGCGAGCAGATTAAAGGGAAAAATGTGGTCTGCATGGTTTCTGGAAGTAACAATGACATTACCCGCACCGAAGAAATCAGGGAGCGCTCGATGCTTTACGAAGGGTTGAAACATTATTTTATCGTCCGCTTTCCTCAACGCGCTGGCGCTTTGCGCGATTTTGTTGATCAGGTTCTCGGGCCAAACGACGATATTACCATGTTCGATTACTCGAAGAAAACCAACCGCGAGCAAGGTCCTGCCCTGATCGGAATTGAGCTTTTGGATAAAGATGATTTTCAGGGTTTGGTTCAGCGCATGGAAGCCAACGGGTTTCTGGCCGAATACATCAACGAACGACCCGATTTGTTTCAATTACTAATTTAA
- a CDS encoding PHP domain-containing protein: protein MNNQSLFASYPGKQALLQDLKSKGGQKVLQVNGHFHTPFSFSAFTEIEQPFQMAEAEGVQVLGINDFYTTDGYAEFAELALKYKIFPLFNIEFMSLQKDLQEANVRVNDPANPGRTYFSGKGLTSPLVLGGEQLRLLEQVQHESNVQTAEMVKKLNELLAEIHAGFSFDFDDLKAKYAKNMLRERHIAKALRIAIDGKFSNLEEKKAFYTQVFSGKEVKSKLTDVAGLENEIRGSLLKAGGRAFVPEDPKAFLSLEQVKDIIITAGGIPCYPVLLDDAKGNFTDYEGDFVKLYETLRTKGVYSLELIPGRNTFAVLKDFVTFFRSKNFLITFGTEHNTPQLDPVKVSCSGGVELDEELEQIGFEGACIIAAHQYLIANGEQGYLNADGDAKTKEYDSFVELGQAVINHFVGENIQ from the coding sequence ATGAACAATCAATCATTATTCGCCAGCTATCCGGGCAAACAAGCTTTGCTTCAAGACCTGAAAAGCAAAGGCGGACAGAAAGTGCTTCAGGTAAACGGGCATTTTCATACGCCCTTCTCGTTCAGTGCATTCACTGAAATTGAACAGCCGTTCCAGATGGCCGAGGCCGAAGGTGTTCAGGTACTTGGAATCAACGATTTTTACACCACCGACGGATATGCCGAATTTGCCGAACTGGCGTTGAAATATAAAATCTTTCCGCTGTTCAACATCGAATTTATGTCGTTGCAGAAAGACCTTCAGGAAGCCAATGTTCGGGTAAACGATCCGGCCAACCCGGGCCGTACCTATTTCTCCGGAAAAGGATTGACCAGTCCGCTTGTTCTGGGCGGCGAACAGTTGAGGCTATTGGAACAGGTTCAGCACGAAAGCAACGTTCAGACTGCCGAAATGGTGAAGAAACTGAACGAATTGCTGGCTGAAATCCATGCCGGTTTTAGCTTCGACTTTGACGACCTGAAAGCCAAATATGCGAAGAACATGTTGCGCGAACGCCATATTGCTAAGGCATTGCGTATTGCCATCGACGGAAAATTCAGCAACCTTGAAGAAAAGAAGGCATTTTATACGCAGGTTTTCTCCGGGAAAGAAGTCAAATCGAAACTGACTGACGTTGCAGGTCTTGAAAATGAGATCCGGGGCAGTCTGTTGAAGGCTGGTGGTCGTGCTTTTGTTCCTGAAGATCCGAAAGCATTTTTAAGTCTCGAACAGGTGAAAGACATTATTATTACTGCAGGCGGAATTCCTTGCTACCCGGTTTTGCTCGACGATGCCAAAGGTAATTTTACCGATTACGAAGGTGACTTTGTGAAACTTTACGAGACTCTCAGAACCAAAGGCGTTTATAGTCTGGAGTTGATTCCCGGACGCAATACATTTGCCGTGCTGAAAGATTTTGTGACTTTCTTCCGCTCGAAAAACTTCCTGATCACATTTGGTACCGAGCACAACACTCCTCAGCTCGATCCGGTAAAAGTTTCGTGTAGCGGAGGCGTCGAACTGGACGAAGAACTCGAACAAATTGGATTCGAAGGAGCCTGCATTATTGCGGCCCACCAATACCTGATTGCAAACGGCGAACAAGGTTATTTGAATGCCGATGGCGATGCCAAAACCAAAGAATACGATTCGTTTGTCGAATTGGGACAGGCCGTAATTAACCATTTTGTTGGAGAAAATATTCAATAA
- a CDS encoding SDR family NAD(P)-dependent oxidoreductase has product MKPEIQELIEISQFYGKQKDFVIAGGGNTSYKDENHIYIKASGHSLATIGKDGFAQLDRKGLQLIAAKTYSEDVMERENQIKNDLLNSRVHPEKGQRPSVETSLHDLIAFRFVVHTHSTKVNGLMCGKDAEKCTAELFGDEVVYVPYVDPGYILYKEVETRINAYRSRVGAEPQIILLQNHGIFVAADNTAEIHELYTKIIAKLDAAIGEIAPLVKLPVDPVAAKIVPAIRMMLSSSGLKTLKVINNSYYGRFLSSETEFQKIALPFIPDGIVYCNSSFVYAEYAGDANALLNDLSEKIKTYTETQPKTPKIICIKGIGCILANDNAQAVATLEDVMMDTCLVSLYSEKFGGQSPMTLEQVQFIDTWEVEQYRSAIAMGAPTGRVDRKIAVVTGGAQGFGAGIVDNLMANGANVVIADLNEELGVKFAESLNGGKGKNKAYFVKADVSNPTSVENLISQTVCEFGGLDIFISNAGILRAGGLEEMTPETFELMTKVNYSAYFLCAKYASAVMKLQNKFKPDHFTDIIQINSKSGLKGSNKNFAYAGGKFGGIGLTQSFAMELMPAKIKVNSVCPGNFYDGPLWADPEKGLFVQYLNAGKVPGAKTIDDVKRFYVAQVPAGRGCTPLDVMRAVYYIIEQEYETGQAVPVTGGQNMLN; this is encoded by the coding sequence ATGAAACCAGAAATTCAGGAATTAATCGAAATATCACAGTTCTACGGAAAGCAGAAAGATTTTGTCATTGCCGGTGGTGGCAATACCTCGTATAAAGACGAAAACCACATTTACATCAAAGCCAGCGGACACAGCCTGGCAACCATTGGCAAAGACGGTTTTGCACAGCTCGACCGGAAAGGACTGCAACTGATCGCCGCGAAAACTTATTCCGAAGATGTGATGGAACGCGAAAATCAGATCAAAAACGATTTGTTGAACTCGCGGGTTCATCCTGAAAAAGGACAACGTCCGTCGGTAGAAACTTCGTTGCACGATTTAATTGCCTTCCGTTTTGTAGTTCATACCCACAGTACCAAAGTGAACGGCCTGATGTGTGGCAAAGATGCCGAAAAGTGCACCGCCGAACTGTTTGGTGACGAAGTGGTGTACGTTCCTTATGTCGATCCCGGATACATTTTGTACAAGGAAGTGGAAACGCGCATCAATGCTTATCGCAGTCGGGTAGGGGCCGAACCTCAGATCATTCTGTTGCAGAACCACGGAATTTTTGTGGCAGCCGACAACACTGCCGAAATCCATGAACTTTACACCAAGATAATTGCCAAGTTGGACGCTGCCATTGGCGAAATCGCGCCATTGGTGAAACTTCCGGTTGATCCGGTTGCCGCTAAAATCGTTCCGGCTATCCGTATGATGCTTTCGTCGAGCGGTCTGAAAACCTTGAAAGTCATAAATAACTCGTACTACGGACGTTTCCTTTCTTCGGAAACCGAATTTCAGAAAATTGCTTTGCCGTTTATTCCTGACGGAATCGTGTATTGCAATTCGTCGTTCGTTTATGCTGAATATGCTGGCGATGCGAATGCTTTACTGAATGACCTTTCCGAAAAAATAAAAACATACACCGAAACACAGCCTAAAACACCGAAGATCATTTGCATCAAAGGAATCGGCTGCATTCTGGCGAACGACAATGCGCAAGCTGTTGCTACTTTGGAAGACGTGATGATGGATACTTGTCTTGTGAGTCTGTATTCCGAAAAATTTGGAGGACAAAGCCCGATGACGCTGGAACAGGTTCAGTTTATCGATACCTGGGAAGTGGAACAATACCGCAGCGCCATTGCAATGGGAGCTCCCACCGGACGTGTTGACCGCAAGATTGCCGTTGTTACCGGAGGCGCTCAGGGTTTTGGCGCCGGAATCGTTGATAACCTGATGGCCAACGGAGCAAACGTGGTGATTGCCGATCTGAACGAAGAGCTGGGTGTGAAATTTGCCGAGTCGTTGAATGGCGGAAAAGGCAAAAACAAAGCCTACTTTGTGAAAGCCGATGTGTCGAACCCCACTTCGGTGGAGAACCTGATTTCCCAAACAGTTTGCGAGTTTGGTGGACTGGATATTTTCATTAGCAATGCTGGTATTTTGCGTGCAGGTGGACTGGAAGAAATGACTCCTGAAACTTTTGAGCTAATGACCAAAGTGAACTATTCGGCCTATTTCCTATGTGCCAAATATGCTTCGGCAGTGATGAAGCTTCAGAACAAATTTAAGCCTGATCATTTTACCGATATCATCCAGATCAATTCAAAATCGGGATTGAAAGGCAGCAACAAAAATTTCGCCTATGCAGGTGGTAAATTCGGTGGAATCGGCCTCACTCAGTCGTTCGCGATGGAGTTGATGCCAGCTAAAATCAAGGTAAACTCGGTTTGTCCGGGCAATTTCTACGACGGTCCGCTTTGGGCCGATCCAGAGAAAGGATTGTTTGTGCAATACCTGAATGCCGGGAAAGTGCCAGGAGCTAAAACCATTGATGATGTAAAACGTTTTTATGTGGCACAGGTTCCGGCAGGTCGCGGCTGCACGCCACTCGATGTGATGCGCGCCGTGTATTACATCATCGAACAGGAATACGAAACCGGCCAGGCGGTACCCGTCACCGGTGGTCAAAATATGTTGAATTAA
- a CDS encoding zinc-binding dehydrogenase, whose translation MKTKAVRLYGKEDLRLEEFELPAITADEILAKVVSDSICMSSYKAAKQATDHKRVPNDIAENPIIIGHEFSGELVEIGENWKHKFKAGQKFSIQPAIYYEEGPVGVLSAPGYSYQFIGGDATYVIIPKDVLVQDCLLAYDGPGFYPASLAEPLSCVIGAMHANYHTTPGSYIHNMEIVADGKMAILAGVGPMGLAAINYVIHRADRKPKLCVVTDIDQTRLDRAASIYTVAEAAQRGIELVYLNTKIEDPVAELKRLSGGTGYDDVFVFAPVAPVIEQGDAILAFDGCLNFFAGPSDQNLQAKMNFYNVHYAYTHIVGTSGGNTDDMKEAIDVMTAGLDPAGLVTHIGGLNAVAETTLHLPNIPGGKKLIYTHLEMPLTAIADFAEKGKTEPLFAKLAEICDRHQGLWSVEAEEYLLAN comes from the coding sequence ATGAAAACAAAAGCAGTTCGTTTATACGGAAAAGAAGATTTGAGACTCGAAGAGTTCGAACTTCCGGCCATCACAGCCGACGAGATTTTGGCAAAAGTAGTGTCCGACAGCATTTGCATGTCGTCGTACAAGGCAGCCAAGCAGGCTACCGATCACAAACGTGTTCCGAATGATATTGCCGAAAACCCCATCATTATTGGCCATGAGTTTAGTGGCGAATTGGTCGAAATTGGCGAAAACTGGAAACACAAATTCAAGGCCGGACAGAAATTCTCGATTCAACCGGCCATTTATTACGAAGAAGGTCCGGTGGGTGTGTTGAGCGCTCCGGGTTATTCGTACCAGTTTATCGGTGGTGACGCGACTTATGTGATCATCCCGAAAGATGTGCTGGTTCAGGATTGTTTGCTGGCTTACGATGGCCCGGGTTTTTATCCTGCCTCGCTGGCCGAGCCACTTTCGTGCGTGATTGGCGCCATGCATGCCAACTACCACACCACTCCGGGTTCGTACATCCACAACATGGAAATTGTAGCCGATGGCAAAATGGCGATCCTCGCCGGCGTTGGACCAATGGGATTGGCAGCTATCAATTACGTGATTCACCGTGCCGACCGCAAACCTAAATTGTGTGTGGTTACCGATATTGATCAAACCCGTTTAGATCGTGCGGCTTCGATTTATACCGTTGCTGAAGCAGCCCAACGCGGTATCGAACTCGTTTACCTGAATACTAAAATTGAAGATCCGGTAGCCGAACTGAAACGTCTTTCCGGAGGAACTGGTTACGACGACGTATTTGTATTTGCTCCCGTGGCTCCGGTGATTGAGCAAGGCGATGCTATTCTGGCCTTCGACGGTTGTCTGAATTTCTTTGCCGGTCCATCCGATCAAAATCTTCAGGCAAAAATGAATTTTTACAATGTTCATTATGCCTATACGCATATCGTGGGAACTTCTGGAGGAAACACCGACGATATGAAAGAAGCTATTGATGTGATGACGGCTGGTCTCGATCCTGCCGGATTGGTTACCCACATTGGCGGGCTGAACGCAGTGGCTGAAACGACATTGCACTTGCCCAATATTCCGGGTGGAAAGAAACTGATTTATACCCATCTGGAAATGCCTTTGACTGCTATTGCCGATTTTGCTGAAAAGGGAAAGACAGAACCTTTATTTGCGAAACTGGCTGAAATCTGTGACCGTCATCAGGGATTGTGGTCGGTTGAGGCTGAAGAATATTTGCTGGCTAATTAA
- a CDS encoding transaldolase family protein, giving the protein MADTADLEELRKLYSFFPLEGVTTNPTILLHSGYKLSVAIEGIQELVGTGMVHVQMISGESDDMVREAKKYRSYFDFGDNFYAKIPVTANGYRAMRILKDAGINVTATAIFTQQQALVAMKAGADFVAPYVSRLDNISSHGIEVVGDIVENIALYGLNGKVLAASFKTVDQIYRVSMAGAHSATIGPELLHQLIKHPMTDIGVKQFEIDAEGLYDIEF; this is encoded by the coding sequence ATGGCCGACACAGCCGATCTGGAGGAACTCCGTAAGCTGTATAGTTTTTTCCCGTTGGAAGGAGTTACCACAAATCCAACGATTTTACTTCATTCCGGATATAAACTCTCTGTTGCCATCGAAGGCATTCAGGAATTGGTTGGAACCGGAATGGTTCACGTGCAGATGATTTCCGGTGAGTCGGACGACATGGTGCGCGAAGCCAAAAAATACCGCAGTTATTTCGATTTTGGTGATAATTTTTATGCCAAGATTCCGGTTACAGCCAATGGTTACCGTGCCATGCGAATCCTGAAAGATGCCGGAATTAATGTTACAGCTACAGCAATTTTTACGCAGCAACAGGCTTTAGTGGCCATGAAAGCCGGTGCCGATTTTGTTGCTCCGTATGTAAGCCGTTTGGACAATATTTCGTCGCACGGAATTGAAGTGGTAGGTGATATTGTTGAAAATATTGCGTTATACGGATTGAATGGCAAAGTACTCGCAGCCAGTTTTAAAACCGTCGACCAGATTTACCGCGTGAGTATGGCCGGTGCACATTCGGCAACCATTGGACCAGAATTGTTGCATCAACTGATTAAACATCCAATGACTGATATTGGTGTGAAGCAGTTTGAAATTGATGCTGAAGGATTGTACGACATCGAGTTTTAG
- a CDS encoding thioredoxin domain-containing protein, which produces MKRIIAILVFSLGLIIDLSAQSVENVDAVKFKDLIGKGNMILLDVRTPGEYSRGHIQGSTLIDISDRNFASKVSMLQKDKTILIYCLSGSRSDAAAGYMTRQGFKKIYTLQYGIMTWNRQGFPLEQSNEMVASAGTTYTEQSFGKLLKDNKLVLVDFHAVWCAPCKAMSPVIDQVSAEFKGKAKVEKVDIEANKVITTAYQVQTIPGFVLFKDGKKVWSYNGVISYADLSGVIKKYL; this is translated from the coding sequence ATGAAAAGAATAATTGCAATTTTGGTTTTTAGTTTAGGCCTTATTATTGACTTAAGCGCTCAGTCGGTAGAAAATGTGGATGCTGTAAAATTCAAGGATTTAATCGGCAAGGGAAATATGATTCTTCTCGACGTGCGTACGCCTGGTGAATATTCGCGGGGACACATTCAGGGCTCAACGTTGATCGATATTTCTGATCGCAATTTTGCATCAAAAGTAAGTATGTTGCAAAAAGACAAAACCATTTTAATTTATTGTCTGTCGGGAAGTAGGAGCGATGCTGCCGCTGGATACATGACTCGCCAGGGATTTAAGAAGATTTACACTTTGCAATACGGCATCATGACCTGGAATCGTCAGGGATTTCCGCTGGAGCAGAGTAATGAAATGGTGGCAAGCGCCGGCACAACCTACACCGAACAATCGTTTGGTAAATTGCTGAAAGACAACAAGCTGGTTTTGGTTGATTTTCATGCCGTGTGGTGTGCGCCGTGCAAAGCAATGAGCCCGGTTATCGATCAGGTTTCGGCCGAATTTAAGGGGAAAGCTAAAGTTGAAAAGGTAGATATTGAAGCCAATAAAGTCATTACAACAGCTTATCAGGTGCAGACAATTCCCGGATTTGTGCTGTTTAAAGATGGCAAAAAAGTGTGGAGCTATAATGGTGTGATTAGCTATGCCGATCTTTCGGGTGTAATTAAAAAATATTTGTAG